In Teredinibacter franksiae, a single genomic region encodes these proteins:
- the ccmE gene encoding cytochrome c maturation protein CcmE, which yields MHPKRKQRLILVIFVVVLSSLAIGLTLYALRENLNLFYPPSAIVEGKAPAGKTIRGGGCVVPGSIMRSKDSLQVDFDITDGMAEVRVVFHGILPDLFAEGEAAVVTGMLNSDGIFEADKVLAKHDENYMPPEVSETVKTTGEGHTATCEAVKYDS from the coding sequence ATGCACCCGAAACGTAAGCAGCGCCTAATACTTGTTATTTTTGTTGTTGTTCTTAGTTCTCTAGCCATTGGTTTAACCCTTTATGCGCTACGAGAAAATTTGAACTTATTTTACCCGCCTTCTGCAATAGTAGAGGGCAAGGCTCCTGCAGGTAAAACAATTCGCGGTGGAGGTTGTGTAGTACCGGGTTCTATAATGCGTTCTAAAGATAGTTTGCAAGTGGATTTCGATATAACAGATGGAATGGCGGAGGTTCGCGTGGTTTTTCATGGCATTCTTCCAGACTTATTTGCAGAGGGTGAGGCCGCCGTAGTTACCGGTATGCTCAATAGCGATGGTATTTTCGAAGCGGATAAAGTACTGGCAAAACATGATGAAAATTATATGCCGCCAGAAGTTTCCGAAACAGTTAAAACAACAGGGGAAGGCCATACGGCAACCTGTGAGGCGGTAAAGTATGATTCCTGA
- the ccmA gene encoding cytochrome c biogenesis heme-transporting ATPase CcmA produces MGFTLSIINISCERDERLLFEGVNAEFRSGDIVQLAGPNGSGKTTLAKIIIGIVPHSSGSIEWRASSATVECPTLRESLLYLGHQPAVKSSLTALENLQWYFGLNGAKAPSASPQVFERSLFEGALEAVGLAGYEDVACYQMSAGQQRRVALARLYLSQAPIWILDEPFTAIDTKGVTALELCIQTHAKRGGLVLLTTHQTLSIEGVKPLNIADYLPTSEQRSFYD; encoded by the coding sequence TTGGGATTTACTCTCTCAATCATCAATATTTCATGCGAACGGGATGAACGCTTACTGTTTGAAGGGGTAAACGCCGAATTTCGTTCGGGCGATATTGTGCAGTTGGCCGGACCTAATGGTTCAGGTAAAACCACGTTAGCAAAAATAATTATAGGCATAGTGCCGCACTCTAGTGGCAGTATTGAGTGGCGTGCTTCATCCGCCACTGTGGAATGCCCAACTTTACGAGAAAGTCTGTTGTACCTCGGGCATCAACCCGCAGTTAAATCTTCTCTGACCGCGCTGGAAAATTTGCAATGGTATTTTGGCTTGAACGGAGCCAAAGCACCAAGCGCTTCGCCACAGGTGTTTGAACGCTCCCTTTTTGAGGGTGCACTGGAGGCCGTTGGGCTTGCTGGTTACGAAGATGTGGCCTGTTATCAAATGTCGGCGGGCCAGCAGCGGCGGGTGGCGCTTGCGAGGCTCTATCTTAGCCAAGCCCCGATATGGATACTTGACGAGCCCTTCACCGCAATCGACACCAAAGGTGTTACGGCGTTGGAGCTGTGCATTCAAACCCATGCAAAAAGAGGGGGTTTGGTTCTGTTAACAACGCATCAAACATTGTCCATCGAAGGTGTTAAGCCGCTCAATATTGCCGATTACCTACCCACCAGTGAGCAAAGGTCGTTTTATGATTGA
- a CDS encoding heme ABC transporter permease, whose amino-acid sequence MSWQWFHRLGSPRWFYEKTSPWMPWLAAIALIMFVVGCTWGLAFAPIHSQQGNSYRIIYIHVPSSFLAMAGYYIMAISGAVGLIWRIKLSYMVMKCAAPVGAVLTFISLFSGAIWGKPTWGTWWEWDARLTSMLVLFFLYLGMIALQGAYRNQDTADKTSAILALVGMVNVPIIYKSVDWWYTLHQPATLKLLEKSTIHPSMAYPLIWMILTFYLTYALILLLHTRVEILQREKRTRWVQELVKEAD is encoded by the coding sequence GTGAGTTGGCAGTGGTTTCATAGATTAGGATCTCCACGTTGGTTTTACGAGAAAACCAGCCCTTGGATGCCGTGGTTGGCAGCCATTGCACTCATCATGTTTGTAGTAGGCTGTACCTGGGGATTAGCGTTTGCGCCTATCCATTCGCAGCAGGGTAACAGCTACCGCATAATCTATATTCACGTACCCTCATCGTTTCTTGCCATGGCGGGTTATTACATAATGGCCATTAGTGGTGCAGTGGGCTTAATATGGCGTATTAAACTCTCTTATATGGTGATGAAGTGCGCGGCTCCTGTTGGTGCTGTGTTAACTTTTATATCATTGTTCTCGGGTGCCATCTGGGGCAAGCCTACCTGGGGCACTTGGTGGGAGTGGGACGCTCGATTAACCTCCATGCTAGTGCTGTTTTTTTTATACCTCGGTATGATTGCGTTACAAGGCGCCTATCGAAATCAAGATACAGCCGATAAAACCAGCGCCATTCTCGCGTTGGTTGGTATGGTAAATGTCCCCATTATCTATAAGTCGGTTGATTGGTGGTACACATTGCATCAACCAGCCACGCTAAAACTGCTAGAAAAATCTACGATTCACCCGAGCATGGCTTACCCTCTTATATGGATGATTCTAACTTTCTATCTTACCTATGCCTTGATATTACTACTCCATACGCGGGTAGAGATTCTTCAGCGTGAGAAGAGAACTCGCTGGGTGCAGGAATTAGTGAAGGAGGCCGATTAA
- a CDS encoding EscU/YscU/HrcU family type III secretion system export apparatus switch protein, which produces MNEDATKAVALFYDGKQAPTISAKGEGAQAEEIIRIAQECGVPLCDNAPLVDLLSSLELGDNIPEQLYIAVAHILAFAYELQFNNDGHKEQTPL; this is translated from the coding sequence ATGAATGAAGACGCAACCAAGGCCGTCGCCCTCTTCTATGATGGCAAGCAAGCACCAACGATATCGGCAAAAGGTGAAGGTGCTCAGGCCGAGGAGATTATTCGCATTGCCCAGGAGTGCGGTGTACCCCTGTGTGATAACGCCCCCCTAGTCGACCTACTAAGCAGTCTCGAATTAGGAGACAACATTCCTGAACAACTGTATATAGCGGTTGCACACATACTCGCCTTCGCCTACGAACTTCAGTTCAACAATGATGGGCATAAAGAGCAAACACCGCTATAA
- the ccmB gene encoding heme exporter protein CcmB, translated as MIELPSLGKMLAASLSREITLGFRNHGDIANPAIFFLSIIVFVPLGISPESSVLAGIAPGMIWIVALLATLLSLDRLFQSDYEDGCLEQMVLSGQSLYWLVIAKVFVHWLITGLPLTLLAPVLGVLMALPVEGYYPLVISLLLGTGSLSLIGAIGAALTVALRRGGLLLSLIIMPLYVPVLIFGSGAVRNAIDGSPIGPLLAILGAFLAVSLLLAPLAAAGALKIGLDH; from the coding sequence ATGATTGAACTTCCGTCATTGGGCAAAATGCTTGCGGCTAGCTTAAGTAGAGAGATAACGCTCGGATTTAGAAACCATGGCGATATCGCTAACCCAGCCATTTTTTTCCTGAGTATTATTGTCTTTGTACCGCTCGGCATCAGCCCCGAAAGTAGCGTGTTGGCAGGGATCGCACCGGGAATGATTTGGATAGTGGCGCTGCTTGCCACTCTATTGTCGTTGGACCGGTTATTTCAAAGTGATTACGAAGACGGCTGTCTTGAGCAAATGGTATTAAGTGGTCAGTCTTTGTACTGGCTGGTTATCGCTAAAGTATTTGTTCATTGGTTAATAACCGGGTTGCCACTAACGCTACTTGCGCCGGTACTTGGTGTGCTCATGGCTTTGCCGGTTGAGGGTTATTATCCCCTTGTGATATCGCTTTTGTTGGGTACCGGCTCGTTAAGTTTAATTGGTGCTATTGGAGCAGCGCTTACGGTGGCTTTAAGACGCGGCGGGCTGCTATTATCGCTGATCATCATGCCGTTATACGTACCGGTTCTGATCTTTGGTTCGGGCGCTGTAAGAAACGCTATAGACGGTTCTCCAATAGGGCCTCTATTGGCTATATTGGGTGCTTTTTTAGCCGTTTCATTGCTGTTGGCGCCATTGGCGGCCGCAGGCGCCCTTAAGATTGGGCTGGATCATTAA
- the ppnP gene encoding pyrimidine/purine nucleoside phosphorylase has product MLDVNEYFDGKVKSIGFQTTSLPATVGVMAAGEYTFGTDCREVMTVVSGELIVKLPGRDDWQTFISGQTFEIAANLSFDLKVSVDTAYLCQYDR; this is encoded by the coding sequence ATGTTAGATGTAAACGAATATTTTGACGGAAAGGTAAAGTCTATTGGCTTCCAGACGACCTCCCTGCCTGCGACAGTTGGTGTAATGGCCGCTGGCGAGTACACTTTCGGCACAGATTGTCGTGAAGTAATGACTGTCGTTAGCGGCGAATTAATCGTTAAGCTGCCTGGGCGCGACGACTGGCAGACCTTTATTTCAGGACAAACCTTTGAAATTGCAGCCAATTTAAGCTTCGATTTGAAAGTAAGCGTTGATACCGCTTACCTGTGCCAGTACGACCGCTAG
- the ccmD gene encoding heme exporter protein CcmD gives MSLSFQFADFQAFIAMGGHGIYVWLCYGIVITGLLGLVIAPVINRKKFIKSQQSILRRQASQNQAH, from the coding sequence ATGTCATTGTCTTTTCAGTTCGCCGACTTTCAAGCGTTTATTGCTATGGGCGGCCATGGGATTTATGTATGGCTGTGTTACGGCATTGTTATCACCGGGCTGCTAGGCCTTGTTATTGCACCGGTAATTAATCGCAAAAAATTCATTAAATCTCAACAATCAATATTGCGTCGTCAGGCTTCGCAAAATCAGGCTCATTAA